The region CAAGCAACGCGCCGAATTGATTGTCGAGACAAGACGTCAGGCTGAAAGCACTGTCGGACCTGAGGGGATTCAGATTGCGGCGATCGATTCGTTAGCTTCCACATTGCGAGAACTTCATCGTGTTGACGAAGCCCTTGCGTGGCAAGCACTGAAAATCGCCTACGATCAGCAGCTTTCCAAGGATGAACGGCAATCCGCGATGGAGTCGGTAAACCAAGCACGTTTACAGTTCCTGAAGACTTCGCAATCCGAGCCGTCTCGTTCGTTCATTTTGTGCGAGATCGAAGACTAGCCGCCCAAAAGCATCAGACGACCGTCCTGGTCCGCTGCGATTCTGAAATGATATAGGTGTTCAAAACGAATCGCGATGCCGCTTGGGCAGTGCACCGATGTAAGTCGTCGGGCAGTCGTGAAATCGCTTATTCCCACGATCTTGTCTGGCTCGTGTAGAATGGGCCGCATGTTCAATCTTTCTGCATCTCAAACCAATGCAGGCATGCGATGGATCGACGCCAATTTTTAAGCTCTGCTTCCGGCGGTGCGAGTCTCTTGGCCCTTTCATTGCTCGACGGTCAGGCCGCCGTTGGTGCGACTCATTCGCCAGCCCCTCATTTCACGCCTCGGGCTAAACGGGTGATTTGGCTGTTCATGCACGGTGGGCCGAGCCATGTCGACTTGTTCGATCCGAAGCCGGATTTGCAGAAGTACGCCGGTAGTGCGTTGCCCGAAAGTTTTGGCAGCGTGATGACACGGCGAAAGGTTGCGAAGAATCCTTTACTTGGGCCGATCCGTCCTTTCCGACCTCGTGGTGAATCGGGGATCGAGATTTCTGATTTCTTGCCCGAGATATCAACCGTTGCTGATGACCTTTGTGTGATTCGATCGCTTCATGGCGACAGTGTGAATCATCCACAGTCGGTCTATCAGATGAATACCGGCAGCATCTTGATGGGGCATCCCAGTTTTGGCAGCTGGCTGTCGTATGGGTTGGGAACCGAAAATGAAAACATGCCAGCGTTCGTTGTGTTGCCGGATCCGGGAGGCGGATTGAAAGGCGGGCCGGCCGCTTGGGGAAATGGATTTTTGCCGGCGTTGTATCAAGGGACAACGATGCGGCCGGGAAAGGCACCGATCCTAAATCTGAATTCACCCCAAGGCATCAGTGATGTGCGGCAACGCTCGACACTTGATTTCTTGAACCAATTCAACCGGCGGCACATCTCTCAGCGGGACTTTGATGACGAGCTTGCTGCGCGAATGGAATCGTATGAACTTGCGTATCGGATGCAGTCAGCAGCTCCGGAAGCGGTAGATCTGTCGCAAGAAACGGCGGAGACGTTAGCTCTTTATGGAATCGATCAGCCGGAAACGAGGGATTACGGTCAGCGGTGTTTACTCGCACGCCGTTTGATT is a window of Stieleria sp. JC731 DNA encoding:
- a CDS encoding DUF1501 domain-containing protein; amino-acid sequence: MDRRQFLSSASGGASLLALSLLDGQAAVGATHSPAPHFTPRAKRVIWLFMHGGPSHVDLFDPKPDLQKYAGSALPESFGSVMTRRKVAKNPLLGPIRPFRPRGESGIEISDFLPEISTVADDLCVIRSLHGDSVNHPQSVYQMNTGSILMGHPSFGSWLSYGLGTENENMPAFVVLPDPGGGLKGGPAAWGNGFLPALYQGTTMRPGKAPILNLNSPQGISDVRQRSTLDFLNQFNRRHISQRDFDDELAARMESYELAYRMQSAAPEAVDLSQETAETLALYGIDQPETRDYGQRCLLARRLIERGVRIVQVYSGDTNGWDAHQDVDKNHTEYCARTDKPVAALIKDLKRSGLLDDTLVIWCGEFGRMPMSEQGKGRDHNPWGYCGWLAGAGIQGGRTYGATDEIGLRAAEDTVHVNEFHATLLHLMGLNPLELSYSHNGLDERLIGPQDVDVVEGLI